The following DNA comes from Chryseobacterium gallinarum.
CAACAAAAATTCTGAGGTTTTCAACTTCCTGAGTTCTGTATGTGATAAATACGGAATCGGATTCTGGAAGCCGGGAGCGGGTATCATCCATCAGGTTGTATTGGAAAATTATGCTTTCCCGGGTGGAATGATGATCGGTACTGACTCTCACACCGTAAATGCCGGCGGACTGGGAATGGTGGCTATTGGTGTAGGAGGTGCTGATGCAGTAGATGTAATGGCAGGAATGCCCTGGGAGCTCAAAATGCCTAAGCTTATCGGGGTTAAATTAACCGGTAAAATGAACGGATGGACTTCTGCTAAAGATGTTATTTTAAAAGTAGCAGGAATCCTTACGGTAAAAGGCGGTACAGGATGCATCGTAGAATATTTCGGGGAAGGGGCAGAATCTCTTTCTGCAACCGGTAAAGGTACCATTTGTAATATGGGTGCTGAGATCGGGGCTACCACCTCTACTTTCGGATATGATGATTCTATGAGAAGGTATTTATCTGCAACGGGAAGACAGGATGTGGTAGATGCTGCTGATAAAATTGCCGAACATTTAACAGGTGACCCTGAAGTATATGCCAACCCTGAACAATATTTTGATCAATTAATTGAGATTAATCTTTCTGAACTGACTCCGCACTTAAACGGACCTTTTACTCCGGACCTGGCAACACCGGTTGCTGAGTTCAGGGCTAAAGCTGAAGCTAACGGATGGCCGTTAGAAGTGGAATGGGCCCTTATCGGTTCTTGTACCAACTCTTCTTATGAGGATTTATCAAGAGCTGCTTCTATTGTAGAAGATGCGGTATCAAAAGGTGTAAAACCTAAAGCAATTTTAGGAATCAACCCGGGTTCTGAGCAGGTGAAATTCACTGCAGAAAGAGACGGTTTCCTGAATTCTTTCAGAAAATTTGAAAACGCAAGAATCTTTACCAATGCTTGTGGACCATGTATCGGACAATGGGACAGAGAGGGTGCAGAAAAAGGAGAGAAAAACTCTATTATCCACTCCTTCAACAGAAACTTTGCCAAAAGAGCAGATGGTAACCCGAATACCCATGCATTCGTGGCATCTCCTGAAATGGTAGCTGCTGTGGCAATCTCCGGCAGATTAGATTTCAACCCGATCACAGATACATTAACCAACGAAGCTGGTGAACAGGTAAAACTTGACGAGCCTAAAGGGTTCGAGCTTCCTGCAAAAGGATTTGCTGTAGATGATAACGGATATCAGGCTCCATCTGAGGACGGTTCCAATGTTGTTGTGAACGTAAGCCCTACTTCAGACAGACTTCAGTTATTAGAAGAATTCCCGGCCTGGGATGGCAAAAACATTACAGGAGCAAGAGTATTGATTAAAGCTTTCGGAAAATGTACTACCGACCATATTTCTATGGCAGGACCATGGTTGAAATACAGAGGTCATTTAGATAATATTTCAAACAACATGTTGATCGGGGCAGTAAATGCCTACAACATGGAAACCAATAAAGTTAAAAATGAATTAACCGGTGAATACGGTGAAGTTCCTGCTGTACAAAGAGCTTATAAAGCCGCAGGTATTCCTACTATCGTTGTGGGAGACCAAAATTATGGTGAAGGTTCTTCAAGAGAACATGCTGCTATGG
Coding sequences within:
- a CDS encoding aconitate hydratase, which encodes MTFDIDMIKKVYERYPERIAAARQIVGKPLTLSEKILYTHLWEGNATQAHERGNSYVDFAPDRVAMQDATAQMALLQFMQAGKAKVAVPSTAHADHLIQAKVGADKDLQEGINKNSEVFNFLSSVCDKYGIGFWKPGAGIIHQVVLENYAFPGGMMIGTDSHTVNAGGLGMVAIGVGGADAVDVMAGMPWELKMPKLIGVKLTGKMNGWTSAKDVILKVAGILTVKGGTGCIVEYFGEGAESLSATGKGTICNMGAEIGATTSTFGYDDSMRRYLSATGRQDVVDAADKIAEHLTGDPEVYANPEQYFDQLIEINLSELTPHLNGPFTPDLATPVAEFRAKAEANGWPLEVEWALIGSCTNSSYEDLSRAASIVEDAVSKGVKPKAILGINPGSEQVKFTAERDGFLNSFRKFENARIFTNACGPCIGQWDREGAEKGEKNSIIHSFNRNFAKRADGNPNTHAFVASPEMVAAVAISGRLDFNPITDTLTNEAGEQVKLDEPKGFELPAKGFAVDDNGYQAPSEDGSNVVVNVSPTSDRLQLLEEFPAWDGKNITGARVLIKAFGKCTTDHISMAGPWLKYRGHLDNISNNMLIGAVNAYNMETNKVKNELTGEYGEVPAVQRAYKAAGIPTIVVGDQNYGEGSSREHAAMEPRHLGVKAVLVKSFARIHETNLKKQGMLGITFANEADYDKIQEDDIVNFLDLDQFAPGKQLTLEFIHTDGTRDIIMANHTYNDQQIDWFKAGSALNLIKQQEK